atctgaagtcagactcccTCTAACATCTTGCTATATTTCAGTCATTAATCTGACACTCCCACTTTGGATCACAAAAAGTTCCATCTCTTGTCATAACTCTATTAGTGTGTTATAGTATTCGTAACACTAAGAATACCTTGTTGAATTGTGTGGATCATATACTGAAACTGTGTTTTCAAGATTGGAATGAATTTATTAAGCAACCTCCCATATCTCTTGAGCAGTTTCATAGAAAATGTAGGTACACCTAGTATTTGACTCCATCATATTAATTAGCCCTGCCATAATAATTACCTACTTCTCAGGTTAGGTATTTCGGTGCATCGACAGATAGAGGTCAGCAAGTCTAAGAGAGAAATCATCCTTCTCTTTGCCTTTGATTATAAAAAAATAGATTGAAACCATTCTTTGAATTTATCCCATTCAGTTTGTGTCGACTAATCTGCAAATAATGGTCATCAAACGGTAGAGAAGGTGGAAGACCAGTGGGTGGCTTGTTGGTGGAGTAATATAGGTAGAAGAGGAATCAGTCATTGCTTCTGGTTATACAGTTAGGTTGTTttgagctctgataccatgaAACAGGTATAGGATTTTCAAAACAATCGATACTACAATTCCTTTATTCTCAAAGGAGTAAATACAAAATGGTTGTTCTAAAATATGGAAATGAGAAATAGAAAGACTCCTAGAGGTCTTTTGAAAAAAAAGAGGGATTGGCTGAACTTTAAAATTTACTCTTTACTCATTCAATGAGTATATGATTGAATCATATTCGGTTGGGTGACACCAACTAAATCGAGTGCTAACTCCCATTTATGAAAAGACTATACTATGTACCTAACTTTTCAGTAGATTCTGTATGAGAAAAGGTTAATATTTATTCCGTTTCATTGAAAATAAGGTAAAAATTCTGTTCGTAAGAACAAAGAGAAGCGGATCTATTCTATACCCGATAAGTACCAATACGCAATGGGAGGATTACTCCTACTTTCGGGAAACAAATACATAGATACTTGTTTATCATTCCAACGATTGATACGTTAGTTAAATTTTCTCTTTATTCATTCTGTCTTACTCTATAAACCTTTCAATCTATGTATAAAAATCTATGTataaaatacaataaaaataaagagaaaaagagaTAAAGATGATAAAGCCATTGTTACGTTTCCATATTAACGTGAAGTATAGTACTCAATTTTGTCTTTAAATTAATGCCCGTTGGTGTTCCAAAAGTACCTTTTCGGAATCCCGGAGAGGAAGATGCAACTTGGGTTGAGTTATAGTGCGACTTGTCAGACATATTGAGTCATATGGAATTTACCCGTTTTCTCCCCCGATCGAGATATCCTCTGTTTCGCCCAAGAAATATTGTATTGAGGGAAGCATCAATCATTCGGAGCGTGAAGTGTAATTAGatcaatttatttatatttgcATTTTGGGATCCATATTATCAATTAGGAGGATTTATGGTTcacttggaaaaataaaaataaagtattCAGGCTCCGTTCAGAAAATACCAAATTGGTAATATATGTATGATTATTACTTGTATTATAAAGGATTCTTATCCTTACTATATTAGTATAAGTAAGATGAGTTATTATAAGAGTGATTTCAAACGTCCAACCAATAACCAACAGAATAGCATGATGAATACATCAAATAGTTGAGTTGGGAAAAGACATGAAACGAATTAAAAAAAAGAAGTGGTACTGAGATTATTTGCCCTATATGTGCAAATAAAATTCGGATAGATTTTTCCCGGAGTAGAACATGAACCTAAAAGAATTGCAAGGGCCCATTCAGGAACAAGAAAATTGCATCGTGATTTGAATATCGATGAAATAATACATCAATGAGAGAGATTAGTTCAATTTCAATAAGTTCaataaattcttttttttatAGGTAAGGAAACGAGAACACATCTCatgttttttgaaaaatcctatagTTATTGGTGAATACAacaggtaaaaaaaaaataacctttAAAAATAACAAATCACAATTCCATCAATTTGGGATTTCTTACTAACTTTCCAATTAATCCGAGATAAAAATTCAGATTTTCCAACATTTTTCGAGACAATTAGACCTGTTTGACACAATGTTCCAAGATATTAGGAACTATGATGATAGTcatgaataaatatatatttatgagatTATATTGAATCAATAGAATTGAATTCCAGCCAAGCATTGTAGATATCTTATGCAGTTTGTGATCGGAAGAAGCTTCAGTAATAATGTTCTCTCTGGGCTGTTTATTTCATGATATCTGCTGTTCATTGACGTCAAGGACTTCATGAGGCTTGAAAGCATTTTTCAtgcagtttatttttattttcttatgcAATATCTGATTCTGGATATGCCATCCTTTTCTttacccttttttttttaattttcagatTCCACAAATTAGAGATGGTCGTATTGAATACCGAGCTCATCCTTTTTGGGGGCAGAAGTATTGTCCAATACATGAGCGTGATGGCACTCCAAGGTGTTGTAGCTGTGAAAGAATGGAGGTTGGTACACAGTAGTCGCTATAAGGCAACTCTTCATTTCACTTATTATTAATCATTCTGACCTGGTCGCGTGTAATAAATATGCAAGACCACCGCAACCAGTTTACTATGCTTCATTAATCTCActggatgttcttatttgttgTTTTCATCTGTAAGTGTAATTGCTTTCTCTTTTTTAATTATGCTTTGTTCAGCCAAGAGATGCAAAATATGTAACTTTAGATGATGGCCGTAAGCTTTGCCTCGAGTGTCTTAGTTTTTCAATAATGGACACAAGCGAGTGCCAACCTCTCTACCTGGATATACAAGAATTTTATGAAGGTTTAAACATGAAAGTGGAACAACAGATTCCATTGCTTCTAGTTGAGAGGCAAGCTCTGAATGAGGCTATGGAAGGTGAAAAGAATGTAAGATAATAGACAATCCTTCTAGAAAAATAATGTGTACTTAAGAAACATATATGTCTTGGAATAACAATTTCTGTTTACTCCTGAGAGCAGGGCACACATCATCTCCCTGAAACTAGGGGTCTCTGCCTTTCTGAAGAGCAAATCGTTAGAACTGTAAGAATTCACCTTGTCACCTTCGGTTTCCATTTTTAATCTTTTTATGTTTTTTGAATAGCCAACCTCAAACAATTGAGACTGATTTGTTTAAAGATCACTGATGAAAAAACTACCATTTAGGTTTTGAGGAGGCCAACAATGGGGCCGGGAAACAGACTCATAGATTTGATAACAGGGTCATATAGGCTGGTCCGACGGTGTGAAGTGACAGCAATTCTTATCCTATATGGTTTGCCCAGGTATTGTTTTTCTGTTTCATCAATCTCTCTCGCTATCTTATACACCTGCCCCAGTATTTTCCTGCGGTCACTTCATATTTTCAGCTAATTAACTCAGATACATATTGGACTCTAAATGCTTTCTTTCTCTAAATTGTGAAGAAGTTCATACGTTTGTTTTCTCCAACAGAACTACGAAATACTGAATTCTCCCCTTGATTGATATTAGATTTCCTTTCCATGTGCAGATTGCTAACTGGCTCTATATTGGCTCATGAAATGATGCATGCATGGTTGCGCCTGAAAGGTATCTTTCTCTCGTGCTTCTTTCCTTGCATGCTATTAAGGAGATGGTTCATACTATTAAGAAGATAGTTTATGGAATTCAAAATTTCACTGACCCCAAAACTCCATCCTCAGTTCAGATTGCTTCTAGATTGGCATGTCACTGATGGCTCAGCCCTGCCCAGAAAATGAGGCTCTCTCCAGCTTAAATAAACTTCTATAATCAATCGTCTGGGCATAAAACCAAACCTTCTATTGAGTGCTTATTAAATAAATAGTTTATAAGTTTAAAAAGTTGCTATGACATACTTATCTGATCTGCTATTGTTTGAATTTTGAAGAATAATATTTAACCTGTAGTAGTTATGCTTTGTGGTATACAGCAGGTCATAACTATCACACTAATCTGATCCCAATAGCTTGAATCTCGAACGATAGATAATAGTCAAGTAGTAGTACTTTTGCCCTGCTATTAAGCTGATCAACATTGTGTTATTTTGGGTTATGCTTATGGCAgtataaagatatctttttacATGTTCCTCAACATGATATGGATTAATGATTGCTAGTTAACTGCTATCCAATAAAACTGAAGGATTTCCGTTTGCAACTTCCATTATTATCAAGAACAAAGAGAACATGGCACACATACTTTAATACAAGTTTTGTGCCACCTTTTTCTTTTTGGTCCTTTATTCACTGAAGAAAAAAGCTTGCTCCTGGCATAATTCTGCACTTCCTATCTGTTTCTCTCTAAAAGCTTGCTTGTCGTCGAAGCATCGTAGAAACAATAGCAGTCAAAAATGCTCCAAACACATTATAGTCGTTTATTCCTATGCTGTTCTTCAGTGGAAATTAAATCTTTGGAAGCTAATACTTATTGCAGCTTGATACAGAGCCAGATAGTTCAGGCTTGTTCTTGATGTTGTTCTAAAATCTATCATTGTAATGCATCTGAGTATATGCTTGGATTCGCAGGGTATCGATCTCTCAAACCGGAAGTCGAAGAAGGCATCTGCCAGGTGCTCGGTCATATGTGGCTGGATTCTGAGATCATATCAGGAGCTGGCAGCAGCGTTGCCTccagttcttcatcttcatcatcaacCGGGTCCTCAAAAAAAGGTGTTCGAACTGCAGTAGAGAGAAAGCTCGGAGATTTCTTCAAGCATCTGATAGAATCAGATCTCTCTTCAACATACGGAGACGGTTTTAGAGCTGCTAACAGGGCTGTGGATCGGTATGGTCTTAGGCGGACTCTCGACCACATGCGATTAACAGGAACCTTCCCGCATTGAAGATCCTAGATATTTGACTAGCTAAGCTTATATCTCATCTTAAAATATATCAATCTACATATCATAAAAGGAAAGAACACAATGTCgaacaaaaaaataaacataTACAAAGGCACACAAAGTACTATTTTCTTACTTGGTTTTGAATCTTTTTAAAGAATATAGACATATCAACTGTTGCTAAATTTTGGTTTCTACTCTTGATGAAGAAAAAATATTATGAGTGTCATGTTAAGTGGTTGATTATGCAAACATAGAAATGATAAAAATCACAGTACATTTACAGAAGCAAATATATCATGAATCATGATGCATCAAGCGAAGAAATCCTTGATTGAGATtgaaatcaaatataaatattataatatattggATGTGATTTCTTGGAGAATCAATGGACGATTTTCATCCAATATAATTGaggaactaattaaaaagaattaATCCTAGTATTGATCTTGATGATGAAGTCTGATCATGGTGTCCTCCTTAACCTCACAGGCCCACTTGCTCCCACACCCAAATCCCAAACTGATCCTCTTGCGAATCTTCGACCATGCGTCCATCTTCCTCCTCCTGCTCTTGGTGCACTCCATGTACGCCGCGAGGAAGGGGTCGCCTCCTTCCCCCTCCGTCGTCATTATAGTCATCGGCATCGACTGAAACGCACAGGGAGGCAAAGGCACGTATATGGCGCCGCCATGAAGTGGCTGCTGCGGGCGCTTCTGGCACGGCGGCGGCGGTAACTTAATAAGCTTTGGCTTCTCATCTGGCTCTGGATATAGTCCTTCTTGCATGGGTGATGCTGTGTTGCCTTTGttgtcgtcttcttcttcttcttgtggtatGACCTTTGAAATCCCTGGTTGGTTCTC
This window of the Zingiber officinale cultivar Zhangliang chromosome 3B, Zo_v1.1, whole genome shotgun sequence genome carries:
- the LOC121967314 gene encoding protein DA1-related 1-like — protein: MVWLNEIVEESMLIISAGQSHGGHSYEGFWDEPSSSLDIHREHEDEDYDHAIALSLAEEEQDKGKAIDNKAHLEEDEQLARALQESLNNESPPHQNGRHYQPFPNIFPPVYRRCAGCNKEVGNGRYLSAAGSIWHPECFRCHECNRPITDYEFSMHGNNPYHKACHRKLYHPKCDVCKIFIPQIRDGRIEYRAHPFWGQKYCPIHERDGTPRCCSCERMEPRDAKYVTLDDGRKLCLECLSFSIMDTSECQPLYLDIQEFYEGLNMKVEQQIPLLLVERQALNEAMEGEKNGTHHLPETRGLCLSEEQIVRTVLRRPTMGPGNRLIDLITGSYRLVRRCEVTAILILYGLPRLLTGSILAHEMMHAWLRLKGYRSLKPEVEEGICQVLGHMWLDSEIISGAGSSVASSSSSSSSTGSSKKGVRTAVERKLGDFFKHLIESDLSSTYGDGFRAANRAVDRYGLRRTLDHMRLTGTFPH